Proteins co-encoded in one Quercus robur chromosome 8, dhQueRobu3.1, whole genome shotgun sequence genomic window:
- the LOC126696867 gene encoding caffeic acid 3-O-methyltransferase-like, translating to MASPIQSHQGILDGNLKQEEEEESFPYAMQLVNSCALPMALQSTIELGVFDILAKAGPRAKLSPSQFVAQMPTKNPEATVMLDRILRMLASHSVLGCSVVADEFGSYQRLYSLSPVSKHFVRNEDGVSLCPLMALLQDKVFLDSWPQLKGAILEGGIPFNRVYGMNAFEYPSVDPRFNQVFNTAMLNHTTIVIKQTLESYKGFEQLRQLIDVGGGLGVTLNLITSRYPHIKGINFDLPHVIQHAPPYPGVEHLGGNMFESIPKGDNIFIKWILHDWNDEHCLKLLKNCYNAIPHDGKVIVMDAVLPITPDISSSTKCTSQMDVLMMTQNPGGKERTRQEFTALATKAGFSGIKYECFVCNFWVMEFFK from the exons ATGGCCTCTCCCATACAATCCCACCAAGGCATTCTTGATGGTAATttaaaacaagaagaagaagaagagagcttCCCCTATGCCATGCAGCTAGTGAACTCTTGTGCACTGCCCATGGCACTGCAATCAACCATTGAGCTAGGCGTTTTTGACATCCTAGCCAAAGCGGGTCCAAGAGCCAAGCTCTCTCCCTCACAGTTTGTAGCTCAGATGCCCACCAAGAACCCTGAGGCAACCGTGATGCTGGACCGCATTCTCAGAATGCTCGCCAGTCACTCTGTGCTTGGTTGCTCTGTGGTTGCTGATGAGTTTGGTTCTTACCAGAGACTCTACAGTCTTTCTCCTGTATCTAAACACTTTGTGCGTAATGAAGATGGAGTGTCATTGTGCCCATTAATGGCCCTGCTTCAGGACAAGGTCTTCTTGGATAGCTG GCCCCAATTGAAAGGCGCTATTCTTGAGGGAGGAATTCCATTCAACAGGGTCTATGGCATGAATGCCTTTGAGTATCCCTCCGTGGACCCCAGGTTCAATCAAGTTTTTAACACAGCGATGCTCAACCACACTACTATTGTTATTAAACAAACCCTTGAGTCTTACAAAGGTTTTGAGCAACTCAGACAACTGATTGATGTTGGTGGTGGGCTAGGAGTTACTCTTAACTTAATCACTTCCAGATACCCCCACATCAAAGGCATTAATTTTGACTTGCCTCATGTTATACAACATGCTCCACCTTATCCtg GTGTGGAACATTTAGGAGGAAATATGTTTGAAAGCATTCCTAAAGGGgacaacatttttattaag TGGATACTTCATGATTGGAATGATGAACATTGCTTGAAACTGTTGAAAAACTGCTACAACGCTATTCCACATGATGGAAAGGTAATAGTCATGGATGCAGTTCTTCCAATTACACCAGATATTAGCAGTTCTACAAAGTGCACCTCTCAAATGGATGTGCTTATGATGACTCAAAACCCAGGAGGGAAGGAAAGGACTCGACAAGAATTTACTGCCTTGGCAACCAAAGCTGGATTTAGCGGCATCAAATATGAATGTTTTGTCTGTAATTTTTGGGTCATGGAGTTCTTTAAGTAA